ATGTTGATAAGACTAAAGACTTAAGGAAACAGAATAAAAGATATGTAAGCTTTCCAGGAACAATTAGCCTTGTAGGAGCATCTGATGAGAGTAAATCATCTGTTATTATTAAAGTAATTGGTTTAAGAGCAATAAAAGTAGACTGCAAGGATGAACTGCAAATAGGAAATAAAGTAAATGTTTTTGCAAATGTGGACAAAAAGAATAAGCTTTCATTTAAGGGAGAAATAGTAAGGAAAAATAAAATAGGAAATCTATTTGAGTATGGTATTGAAGTGAGGGAAATTACCGAATCCAATTCAAAGCTTATGCACCGTTGTGTAAGCGACCTGCTTGAAGAATAACTTTTATCAAAATGACGAACCCGTTTTTTAAGGCTAATTATTTTAGCCTTTTTTTATTTGTTATCCGGTAAGCTTTCATTGTTGAGTTCTCTATTGCTTGATTTTTCATAAAATGCTTTTTCATATTCCACCATTAACATACAACATCAACAATAAGAATATAAGCAAAAAAAGATAGTTATGGTTAAAAGCTGAAATATATGGTAGAATAACTATTGGCTGCATACGAAGATATTAAATATTTTAACATAGAAAGAGTGAGTGGAATGTATAGAGAAGTTTATTTGGATAATAGTGCCACTACAAGGCCATTTGATGAAGTAATAGAGTATATGAGCTTTATAAATAAAAATATATATGGTAATCCTTCATCCCTTCATACAAAAGGGCTTGAAGCAGAAAAGCTTTTAAAAAAAGCTAGAGAAACTATCGCAAGTTCTCTTAATGTAAGGAGTAGGGAAGTTTACTTTACTTCAGGAGGGACTGAATCAAATAACCTGGCTATAATGGGTTATTTAAAGGCAAATCCGAGAAAGGGGAAGCATCTTATCACAACAAAAATTGAACACCCCTCAGTATTGGAAGTTTTTAATTATCTTGAAGAAGAAGGTTATTCGGTAGACTACATTGATGTGGACGAAGAAGGAATTATTCTATTGGATATGCTGAGGGACAAGATTAGAGACAATACTTCATTAATAAGTATAATGTATGTAAATAACGAAACTGGGTCCATACAACCTATTGAAGAAATTGCCAGGTTAAGAAATAGAGGTAATAAAGATACAATCCTCCATGTTGATGCTGTACAAGCATACGGAAAATTTAGAATAGGGCCTGAAAAATTAGGAATTGATTTAATGAGCATTAGTTCACATAAAATTCATGGTCCAAAAGGTGTAGGTGCGCTTTATGTAGGGGAACACGTAAGAATGCAACCAATAATTCTGGGTGGAGGGCAGGAATTTCTAATGCGTTCCGGTACTGAAAATGTTCCGGGTATTTGTGGATTTGGACTTGCTGCTGAAATGATACATGCCAAACTTGATGAAAACTTGGAAAAAGTAAAAGGGTTAAGGAGAACGTTTATCGAAATGTTAAAGGA
The sequence above is drawn from the Bacillota bacterium genome and encodes:
- a CDS encoding PilZ domain-containing protein, producing MEKYNLDEKGGLSKLFKKKPSKVLLKDDTIEFKHFSSFNSVKMRILDVTDSTVKLEAIEKNPELNLSPDENVVMTYFSDKDYYVISGQVASIEKDDPLELTVNIHNVDKTKDLRKQNKRYVSFPGTISLVGASDESKSSVIIKVIGLRAIKVDCKDELQIGNKVNVFANVDKKNKLSFKGEIVRKNKIGNLFEYGIEVREITESNSKLMHRCVSDLLEE
- a CDS encoding cysteine desulfurase → MYREVYLDNSATTRPFDEVIEYMSFINKNIYGNPSSLHTKGLEAEKLLKKARETIASSLNVRSREVYFTSGGTESNNLAIMGYLKANPRKGKHLITTKIEHPSVLEVFNYLEEEGYSVDYIDVDEEGIILLDMLRDKIRDNTSLISIMYVNNETGSIQPIEEIARLRNRGNKDTILHVDAVQAYGKFRIGPEKLGIDLMSISSHKIHGPKGVGALYVGEHVRMQPIILGGGQEFLMRSGTENVPGICGFGLAAEMIHAKLDENLEKVKGLRRTFIEMLKENIEGFSIISPDNSSPYIVNVSFDNLKAEVLLHHLEEKGIFVSTGSACSSHKSRYSHVLQAMGIKPCNIEGAIRFSFSAENDNKDIIDAIEALSEIIPKIRLKSFRK